The following coding sequences lie in one Crassostrea angulata isolate pt1a10 chromosome 10, ASM2561291v2, whole genome shotgun sequence genomic window:
- the LOC128166237 gene encoding serrate RNA effector molecule homolog isoform X1 translates to MADSDDEYDRRKGREKFRRERNDYERREERRGRDPRESWDRESRSSGRAREAWSSRSRERHDPYREYEARRRERYSPSTRRDMSPPHAKRMRHDWDDQGYPPYEMGGYGGAPMQPPPSWGPSPDMRGPPQADFNPGQGGGRDLDFPTQPPMLTFKQFLSQQEDNISDQDAIKKYNEYKDEFKRQQINEFFLAHKEEEWFKIKYHPEECEKRNREVKKALQHRCNVYMELMDSGRIEETWVDFEKSDELVKLLDAAVIKMEGGTDFDMTVLDQATEEERDGNRSRNNSESAPLESPDEKKKRKRSVSSDKKPDEPLKLPISGEQKELMKQAQEFSKQQQAKNGSESSSPVPEESTVKETKKPKKKKRHRDKTGYDYESGSESESDSESEPVPPGLEESGEIVEGEKSEDGDEQNVSSSTETSKAKEEETPKEANMSDGEEKDQDTTEDKAKNDKKDTVPKPRALHKTSSIFLRNLAPSITKQEVEAMCKRYPGFVRVALQDPQPERRFFRRAWVTFERDVNIKEICWNLNNIRLRDCELGATLNRELKQRVRPVNGISAHKQVVRADIKQAAKIIQILDSKWGMWEDPEEEKRDKSKEGSFSFTSKNPVLKNITDYLVEEGSFEEEELLGEKMEEGEKESNNEVTVERDERMIKALDRMILYLRIVYSIDYYSANEYPNEDEMPHRCGIMHSRGVPPTTKITQQDVNDWITNTENKLKQFTEVVEKLSEEDSIKFGRKDPEAEVEKFVTLNTQELSKDKWLCPISGKKFKGPEFVRKHIFNKHGEKVDEVRTEVTFFNNYLVDPKRPALQEHPKNKQKEGSGREQFTSPNTGYQAPPQQGMMGYNQPMAPPMRNYGSGGNAPHHYPNPGGYGGHDYRGDYRRSGGGYRGHFRSNNAMKRNSEQSNVAMKRNSKHRRSDPRGIIEYRDLDAPDDGDIF, encoded by the exons tcGATCATCTGGGCGAGCTAGAGAGGCCTGGAGCAGTAGAAGTAGAGAAAGACATGATCCTTACAGAGAATATGAAGCAAGGAGACGGGAGAGATACAGCCCAAGCACACGAAGGGATATGAGTCCACCCCACGCTAAACGAATGAGACATGATTG GGATGATCAAGGATATCCTCCGTATGAGATGGGGGGATATGGGGGAGCACCCATGCAGCCACCCCCTAGCTGGGGTCCTTCACCAGACATGAGAGGCCCTCCACAGGCAGATTTCAACCCAGGACAAGGAGGAGGAAG AGACTTAGACTTTCCCACCCAGCCACCAATGTTGACATTTAAACAGTTTCTGTCGCAGCAAGAGGACAATATCAGTGACCAGGATgccattaaaaaatataatgaatacaaaGACGAGTTTAAAAGACAACAAATTAACGAGTTCTTCTTGGCACACAAAGAGGAAGAATG GTTTAAGATAAAATATCACCCAGAGGAATGCGAGAAGAGGAACAGAGAAGTGAAGAAAGCCCTCCAACACCGCTGTAATGTCTACATGGAGCTAATGGATTCGGGAAGGATAGAGGAAACCTGGGTCGATTTCGAGAAGTCTGATGAACTTGTCAAATTGCTGGATGCTG cTGTCATCAAGATGGAAGGAGGGACTGATTTTGATATGACAGTTCTGGATCAGGCAACAGAAGAGGAGCGGGATGGAAACAGGAGTCGCAATAACTCCGAGTCAGCACCACTGGAAAG tcctgatgaaaagaaaaagagaaagagaTCTGTTTCATCAGACAAAAAACCAGAT GAACCACTAAAACTACCCATATCAGGTGAACAGAAAGAGCTCATGAAACAAGCTCAGGAGTTTTCTAAGCAGCAACAGGCCAAGAATGGAAGTGAATCCAGCTCT CCTGTCCCTGAAGAAAGCACTGTTAAAGAAAcaaagaaaccaaagaaaaagaAGCGACACAGGGATAAGACAGGCTATGATTACGAGAGTGGGTCAGAGTCTGAGAGCGACTCCGAGTCTGAACCTGTTCCCCCCGGACTGGAGGAGTCTGGAGAAATAGTTGAAGGAGAAAAGTCTGAGGATGGAGACGAACAAAATGTGTCCTCATCAACGGAGACCTCAAAAGCAAAAGAGGAGGAAACTCCAAAAG AAGCTAATATGTCAGATGGAGAAGAGAAAGACCAGGACACAACAGAGGATAAAGCCAAGAATGACAAAAAAGACACTGTCCCCAAACCAAGGGCTCTTCACAAAACCTCCTCCATCTTCCTCAGAAATCTGGCTCCCTCAATCACCAAGCAAGAAGTGGAAGCT ATGTGTAAGAGATATCCTGGATTTGTTAGAGTGGCCCTCCAGGACCCTCAGCCTGAGAGGAGGTTCTTCAGAAGAGCCTGGGTGACATTTGAGAGGGATGTCAACATCAAAGAGATTTGCTGGAACCTGAACAACATCAGG CTGAGGGACTGTGAACTTGGAGCTACATTAAATCGTGAACTCAAACAGAGAGTGCGACCTGTCAATGGAATCTCGGCTCACAAACAAGTGGTCCGTGCCGACATTAAACAAGCAGCCAAAATCATTCAGATCTTGGACTCCAAATGGGGAATGTGGGAGGACCCCGAGGAAGAAAAGAGGGACAAATCTAAAGAG GGCTCTTTTAGTTTTACATCCAAGAATCCTGTACTAAAGAACATTACAGATTACCTTGTGGAAGAGGGAAGTTTTGAAGAGGAAGAACTACTTG GTGAGAAGATGGAAGAAGGAGAAAAAGAATCCAACAATGAAGTGACCGTAGAGAGAGATGAGCGCATGATCAAG GCTTTggacaggatgattttataccTGAGGATTGTTTACTCCATTGATTATTACAGTGCTAATGAGTATCCTAATGAGGATGAGATGCCACACAGGTGTGGCATCATGCATTCTCGAGGGGTACCACCAACAACTAAAATTACCCAACAGGATG TGAATGACTGGATCACAAACACAGAAAACAAGTTGAAGCAGTTTACAGAGGTTGTAGAAAAATTATCAGAGGAAGATTCCATCAAATTCGGCAGGAAAGATCCAGAGG CAGAGGTGGAGAAGTTTGTGACCCTGAATACTCAGGAACTCTCCAAAGACAAGTGGCTGTGTCCCATCAGTGGCAAGAAATTCAAGGGCCCGGAGTTTGTCAGGAAGCACATCTTTAACAAGCATGGGGAAAAGGTGGATGAAGTCAGGACTGAG GTGACCTTTTTCAATAATTACCTGGTGGACCCTAAACGACCTGCTTTACAAGAACATCCTAAGAATAAACAGAAGGAGGGATCTGGTAGGGAGCAGTTCACCAGCCCCAACACTGGCTACCAGGCCCCTCCCCAGCAGGGAATGATGGGATACAACCAGCCAATGGCACCACCAATGAGGAATTACG GATCTGGTGGGAATGCTCCACACCATTACCCAAATCCTGGGGGGTATGGAGGTCACGACTACCGGGGTGACTACCGAAGATCTGGGGGAGGATACAGAGGACACTTCAG ATCCAATAATGCTATGAAGCGGAATTCTGAACA ATCCAATGTTGCAATGAAGCGGAATTCTAAACA tCGCAGATCTGATCCAAGGGGAATAATCGAGTATCGTGACCTGGATGCACCGGATGACGGCGACATTTTCTGA
- the LOC128166237 gene encoding serrate RNA effector molecule homolog isoform X2 — MADSDDEYDRRKGREKFRRERNDYERREERRGRDPRESWDRESRSSGRAREAWSSRSRERHDPYREYEARRRERYSPSTRRDMSPPHAKRMRHDWDDQGYPPYEMGGYGGAPMQPPPSWGPSPDMRGPPQADFNPGQGGGRDLDFPTQPPMLTFKQFLSQQEDNISDQDAIKKYNEYKDEFKRQQINEFFLAHKEEEWFKIKYHPEECEKRNREVKKALQHRCNVYMELMDSGRIEETWVDFEKSDELVKLLDAAVIKMEGGTDFDMTVLDQATEEERDGNRSRNNSESAPLESPDEKKKRKRSVSSDKKPDEPLKLPISGEQKELMKQAQEFSKQQQAKNGSESSSPVPEESTVKETKKPKKKKRHRDKTGYDYESGSESESDSESEPVPPGLEESGEIVEGEKSEDGDEQNVSSSTETSKAKEEETPKEANMSDGEEKDQDTTEDKAKNDKKDTVPKPRALHKTSSIFLRNLAPSITKQEVEAMCKRYPGFVRVALQDPQPERRFFRRAWVTFERDVNIKEICWNLNNIRLRDCELGATLNRELKQRVRPVNGISAHKQVVRADIKQAAKIIQILDSKWGMWEDPEEEKRDKSKEGSFSFTSKNPVLKNITDYLVEEGSFEEEELLGEKMEEGEKESNNEVTVERDERMIKALDRMILYLRIVYSIDYYSANEYPNEDEMPHRCGIMHSRGVPPTTKITQQDVNDWITNTENKLKQFTEVVEKLSEEDSIKFGRKDPEAEVEKFVTLNTQELSKDKWLCPISGKKFKGPEFVRKHIFNKHGEKVDEVRTEVTFFNNYLVDPKRPALQEHPKNKQKEGSGREQFTSPNTGYQAPPQQGMMGYNQPMAPPMRNYGSGGNAPHHYPNPGGYGGHDYRGDYRRSGGGYRGHFRSNNAMKRNSEHRRSDPRGIIEYRDLDAPDDGDIF; from the exons tcGATCATCTGGGCGAGCTAGAGAGGCCTGGAGCAGTAGAAGTAGAGAAAGACATGATCCTTACAGAGAATATGAAGCAAGGAGACGGGAGAGATACAGCCCAAGCACACGAAGGGATATGAGTCCACCCCACGCTAAACGAATGAGACATGATTG GGATGATCAAGGATATCCTCCGTATGAGATGGGGGGATATGGGGGAGCACCCATGCAGCCACCCCCTAGCTGGGGTCCTTCACCAGACATGAGAGGCCCTCCACAGGCAGATTTCAACCCAGGACAAGGAGGAGGAAG AGACTTAGACTTTCCCACCCAGCCACCAATGTTGACATTTAAACAGTTTCTGTCGCAGCAAGAGGACAATATCAGTGACCAGGATgccattaaaaaatataatgaatacaaaGACGAGTTTAAAAGACAACAAATTAACGAGTTCTTCTTGGCACACAAAGAGGAAGAATG GTTTAAGATAAAATATCACCCAGAGGAATGCGAGAAGAGGAACAGAGAAGTGAAGAAAGCCCTCCAACACCGCTGTAATGTCTACATGGAGCTAATGGATTCGGGAAGGATAGAGGAAACCTGGGTCGATTTCGAGAAGTCTGATGAACTTGTCAAATTGCTGGATGCTG cTGTCATCAAGATGGAAGGAGGGACTGATTTTGATATGACAGTTCTGGATCAGGCAACAGAAGAGGAGCGGGATGGAAACAGGAGTCGCAATAACTCCGAGTCAGCACCACTGGAAAG tcctgatgaaaagaaaaagagaaagagaTCTGTTTCATCAGACAAAAAACCAGAT GAACCACTAAAACTACCCATATCAGGTGAACAGAAAGAGCTCATGAAACAAGCTCAGGAGTTTTCTAAGCAGCAACAGGCCAAGAATGGAAGTGAATCCAGCTCT CCTGTCCCTGAAGAAAGCACTGTTAAAGAAAcaaagaaaccaaagaaaaagaAGCGACACAGGGATAAGACAGGCTATGATTACGAGAGTGGGTCAGAGTCTGAGAGCGACTCCGAGTCTGAACCTGTTCCCCCCGGACTGGAGGAGTCTGGAGAAATAGTTGAAGGAGAAAAGTCTGAGGATGGAGACGAACAAAATGTGTCCTCATCAACGGAGACCTCAAAAGCAAAAGAGGAGGAAACTCCAAAAG AAGCTAATATGTCAGATGGAGAAGAGAAAGACCAGGACACAACAGAGGATAAAGCCAAGAATGACAAAAAAGACACTGTCCCCAAACCAAGGGCTCTTCACAAAACCTCCTCCATCTTCCTCAGAAATCTGGCTCCCTCAATCACCAAGCAAGAAGTGGAAGCT ATGTGTAAGAGATATCCTGGATTTGTTAGAGTGGCCCTCCAGGACCCTCAGCCTGAGAGGAGGTTCTTCAGAAGAGCCTGGGTGACATTTGAGAGGGATGTCAACATCAAAGAGATTTGCTGGAACCTGAACAACATCAGG CTGAGGGACTGTGAACTTGGAGCTACATTAAATCGTGAACTCAAACAGAGAGTGCGACCTGTCAATGGAATCTCGGCTCACAAACAAGTGGTCCGTGCCGACATTAAACAAGCAGCCAAAATCATTCAGATCTTGGACTCCAAATGGGGAATGTGGGAGGACCCCGAGGAAGAAAAGAGGGACAAATCTAAAGAG GGCTCTTTTAGTTTTACATCCAAGAATCCTGTACTAAAGAACATTACAGATTACCTTGTGGAAGAGGGAAGTTTTGAAGAGGAAGAACTACTTG GTGAGAAGATGGAAGAAGGAGAAAAAGAATCCAACAATGAAGTGACCGTAGAGAGAGATGAGCGCATGATCAAG GCTTTggacaggatgattttataccTGAGGATTGTTTACTCCATTGATTATTACAGTGCTAATGAGTATCCTAATGAGGATGAGATGCCACACAGGTGTGGCATCATGCATTCTCGAGGGGTACCACCAACAACTAAAATTACCCAACAGGATG TGAATGACTGGATCACAAACACAGAAAACAAGTTGAAGCAGTTTACAGAGGTTGTAGAAAAATTATCAGAGGAAGATTCCATCAAATTCGGCAGGAAAGATCCAGAGG CAGAGGTGGAGAAGTTTGTGACCCTGAATACTCAGGAACTCTCCAAAGACAAGTGGCTGTGTCCCATCAGTGGCAAGAAATTCAAGGGCCCGGAGTTTGTCAGGAAGCACATCTTTAACAAGCATGGGGAAAAGGTGGATGAAGTCAGGACTGAG GTGACCTTTTTCAATAATTACCTGGTGGACCCTAAACGACCTGCTTTACAAGAACATCCTAAGAATAAACAGAAGGAGGGATCTGGTAGGGAGCAGTTCACCAGCCCCAACACTGGCTACCAGGCCCCTCCCCAGCAGGGAATGATGGGATACAACCAGCCAATGGCACCACCAATGAGGAATTACG GATCTGGTGGGAATGCTCCACACCATTACCCAAATCCTGGGGGGTATGGAGGTCACGACTACCGGGGTGACTACCGAAGATCTGGGGGAGGATACAGAGGACACTTCAG ATCCAATAATGCTATGAAGCGGAATTCTGAACA tCGCAGATCTGATCCAAGGGGAATAATCGAGTATCGTGACCTGGATGCACCGGATGACGGCGACATTTTCTGA
- the LOC128166238 gene encoding transmembrane protein 74B-like, whose translation MTEAGEEEGRTVTFDPEDAVVYTAVGLIVCGVVCMVVGYTVPRDYTFNPYARARDMEAIEIYYAHLSQSLDLIIVIGMGFIAIGGIILSSLITYIGCTESTTQHSVPSERSAIISSRGRGYGTSAGTTPTPRSAGGDIALCER comes from the coding sequence ATGACTGAGGCAGGGGAGGAAGAGGGCAGGACGGTGACCTTTGACCCCGAGGACGCGGTGGTGTACACGGCGGTTGGGCTGATCGTGTGTGGGGTGGTCTGTATGGTGGTGGGTTACACTGTCCCCCGGGACTACACCTTCAACCCGTACGCCCGGGCGCGCGACATGGAGGCCATAGAGATCTACTACGCCCACCTCTCCCAGTCACTCGATCTTATCATTGTGATCGGGATGGGGTTTATTGCCATTGGCGGCATTATCTTATCTTCACTGATTACCTACATCGGTTGCACTGAATCCACGACGCAGCATTCGGTTCCTTCCGAGCGTAGTGCCATTATTTCTTCTAGGGGTAGGGGCTATGGCACCAGCGCGGGCACTACCCCCACGCCCCGCTCGGCCGGCGGTGATATCGCATTGTGCGAGAGGTGA